In the genome of Streptococcus mitis, one region contains:
- a CDS encoding serine/threonine protein kinase produces the protein MNSLNNWERDFRDAERNQELRRQNNLLEQQRWEQQEQNRLVWKQNKTLQERNELERQRQWNEESRHQRELELRKEQQFKDNIFDLKKLWAQAETEDERGRIQILLAEAETEYNQYLLEKERQKEQEELAKRHREKINRIKWFLGIAISLLLLVIIGTFFIVMSKSKSSHNSTNQSTQSSNSETSTSSIKQASLGGNKSKDKQTSSTSSVSSRPQATKVYIGNLIGLSKSDAISELKSRKIAENHIKVEEEESDEYSPGTILRQSLSEGTLYDLNDSSDIILTVAKERTRATMPNYAGSSLEFTKNNLKQIVGVKEANIEIVEVSSAPEGTSEGSVVDQIPKPDEKFDLKRTRVKISIYKPKTHQTSQSRSR, from the coding sequence ATAAATAGTTTGAATAATTGGGAAAGAGATTTTCGAGATGCAGAACGAAATCAAGAATTAAGAAGACAAAATAATTTGCTAGAACAACAAAGATGGGAGCAACAAGAACAAAATCGTCTTGTTTGGAAGCAGAATAAGACATTACAAGAGAGAAATGAGTTAGAACGTCAGAGGCAATGGAATGAGGAATCTCGACATCAAAGAGAGTTAGAATTACGTAAGGAGCAACAATTTAAAGATAATATATTTGATTTAAAAAAACTGTGGGCCCAAGCTGAAACTGAAGATGAGAGAGGGAGAATTCAGATACTCTTAGCAGAAGCAGAAACGGAGTATAATCAATATCTTCTTGAAAAAGAAAGACAAAAAGAACAGGAAGAATTAGCAAAGCGTCATCGAGAAAAAATCAATAGAATAAAGTGGTTTCTAGGTATAGCTATAAGCTTACTTTTATTAGTTATAATTGGAACTTTTTTTATAGTTATGAGCAAATCTAAATCATCTCATAACAGTACTAATCAATCAACTCAATCATCTAATTCAGAAACCTCCACAAGTTCTATAAAGCAAGCTTCTCTTGGTGGAAATAAATCTAAAGATAAACAAACTTCATCAACAAGTTCTGTCTCTTCTAGACCACAGGCTACAAAAGTATATATTGGAAACCTTATTGGTTTAAGTAAATCTGATGCTATATCAGAATTGAAGAGTAGAAAAATTGCCGAGAATCATATAAAAGTTGAGGAAGAAGAAAGTGATGAATATTCTCCTGGTACAATTTTACGTCAGAGTTTGTCGGAGGGAACTTTATATGATTTGAATGATTCATCAGATATTATTTTGACTGTTGCAAAAGAACGAACTAGAGCTACAATGCCAAATTATGCAGGTTCAAGTTTAGAGTTTACAAAAAATAATTTAAAACAGATTGTTGGTGTTAAAGAAGCTAATATTGAAATAGTAGAAGTTTCTAGTGCGCCTGAGGGGACTTCTGAAGGAAGCGTAGTTGATCAAATTCCCAAACCAGACGAGAAGTTTGATTTGAAACGTACACGAGTTAAAATTTCAATTTATAAGCCTAAAACTCATCAAACATCACAAAGTAGATCTAGATAA
- a CDS encoding UDP-N-acetylenolpyruvoylglucosamine reductase: protein MKTFLVKQKFRLGGERFAIKDDRGEIAYQVEGSFFKIPKTFTIYDANGKQVSQISKEILTLLPRFEIQLQDGSSFVIRKKLTFWRDKYEFDNLGLRIEGNIWDLNFKLLDDRDQLIAEIKKELFHLTSTYTVTVLEDAYADLVISLCVAIDYVEMLESQSH from the coding sequence ATGAAAACATTTCTTGTCAAACAAAAGTTTCGTCTTGGAGGCGAACGTTTCGCTATCAAGGATGACAGGGGAGAAATTGCCTATCAGGTAGAGGGATCATTTTTTAAGATTCCCAAAACTTTTACCATCTATGATGCTAATGGTAAACAGGTCAGTCAGATTAGTAAAGAAATCTTGACCCTACTTCCTCGTTTTGAGATTCAGCTTCAGGATGGATCGAGTTTTGTCATTCGTAAGAAGTTGACCTTCTGGCGAGATAAGTATGAGTTTGATAATCTAGGTCTTCGTATCGAGGGCAATATCTGGGATTTGAATTTCAAATTGCTGGATGATCGCGATCAGTTGATTGCGGAAATCAAGAAAGAACTCTTCCATCTGACCTCTACCTATACCGTAACGGTTCTTGAGGATGCTTATGCAGACCTAGTCATTTCCCTCTGTGTCGCGATTGACTATGTGGAAATGCTGGAAAGCCAATCACATTAA
- the alaS gene encoding alanine--tRNA ligase (Catalyzes a two-step reaction, first charging an alanyl molecule by linking its carboxyl group to the alpha-phosphate of ATP, followed by transfer of the aminoacyl-adenylate to its tRNA) → MKQLSSAQVRQMWLDFWATKGHSVEPSVSLVPVNDPTLLWINSGVATLKKYFDGTIIPENPRITNAQKAIRTNDIENVGKTARHHTMFEMLGNFSIGDYFRDEAITWAYELLTSPEWFDFPAEKLYMTYYPADKDSYNRWIEVGVDPSHLIPIEDNFWEIGAGPSGPDTEIFFDRGETFDPENIGIRLLAEDIENDRYIEIWNIVLSQFNADPAVPRSEYKELPHKNIDTGAGLERLVAVIQGAKTNFETDLFMPIIREVEKLSAKVYDQDGDNMSFKVIADHIRSLSFAIGDGALPGNEGRGYVLRRLLRRASMHGQKLGINEPFLYKLVPTVGKIMESYYPEVLEKRDFIEKIVKSEEESFARTLHSGQHFAQGIVADLKEKGQSVIAGSDVFKLYDTYGFPVELTEEIAEEAGMTVDREGFEAAMKEQQERARASAVKGGSMGMQNETLQNITVESRFNYEESQLSSKLVAIVADNAEVEAVSEGTASLIFAETPFYAEMGGQVADHGQILDESGKVVATVTNVQKAPNGQALHTVDVLAPLALNQEYTLAIDTNRRHRVMKNHTATHLLHAALHNILGNHATQAGSLNEVEFLRFDFTHFQAVTAEELRAIEQQVNEKIWEALEVKTVETDIDTAKEMGAMALFGEKYGKEVRVVTIGDYSIELCGGTHVGNTSEIGLFKIVKEEGIGSGTRRILAVTGKEAFEAYREQEDALKAVAATLKAPQLKEVPYKVEGLQEQLRQLQKENAELKEKAAAAAAGDIFKDVKEVNGHRYIASQVSVSDAGALRTFADNWKQKDYSDLLVLVAAIGDKVNVLVASKTKDLHAGNLVKELAPIVDGRGGGKPDMAMAGGSNQAKIQELLDAVASKL, encoded by the coding sequence ATGAAACAACTATCTAGTGCACAAGTACGCCAAATGTGGCTTGATTTCTGGGCGACCAAAGGTCACTCTGTAGAACCATCAGTGAGTTTGGTTCCTGTAAATGACCCAACTCTTTTGTGGATCAACTCTGGGGTAGCAACCCTTAAGAAATACTTTGACGGGACCATTATCCCTGAAAATCCACGTATTACCAATGCCCAAAAAGCCATCCGTACCAACGACATCGAAAACGTAGGGAAGACTGCACGTCACCATACCATGTTTGAAATGTTGGGGAACTTCTCTATCGGTGATTACTTCCGTGATGAAGCTATCACTTGGGCTTATGAGCTTTTGACAAGCCCTGAATGGTTTGACTTCCCAGCTGAAAAACTTTACATGACCTACTATCCAGCTGATAAAGATTCATACAACCGCTGGATTGAAGTGGGAGTGGATCCAAGTCATTTGATTCCAATCGAGGATAACTTCTGGGAAATCGGTGCGGGACCTTCTGGACCTGATACAGAGATTTTCTTTGACCGTGGAGAAACTTTTGACCCGGAAAATATCGGTATTCGTTTACTTGCAGAAGATATTGAAAACGACCGCTATATCGAAATCTGGAACATCGTTTTGTCACAATTTAACGCAGACCCTGCTGTTCCTCGTAGCGAATACAAGGAATTACCACACAAGAACATTGATACGGGCGCTGGTTTGGAGCGTTTGGTAGCGGTTATCCAAGGTGCTAAGACTAACTTTGAAACAGACCTCTTCATGCCGATCATTCGTGAAGTGGAGAAATTGTCTGCTAAGGTTTATGACCAAGATGGCGACAACATGAGCTTCAAGGTCATCGCTGACCACATCCGTTCACTTTCATTTGCCATCGGTGATGGTGCCCTTCCTGGAAATGAAGGTCGTGGTTACGTCCTTCGTCGTCTTCTCCGTCGTGCTTCTATGCATGGTCAAAAACTAGGAATCAACGAGCCTTTCCTTTACAAACTCGTTCCAACTGTTGGAAAAATCATGGAAAGCTACTACCCAGAAGTGCTTGAAAAACGTGACTTTATTGAGAAAATCGTTAAGAGCGAAGAAGAATCATTTGCTCGTACCCTTCACTCAGGTCAACACTTTGCCCAAGGTATCGTAGCAGACTTGAAAGAAAAAGGTCAATCTGTTATCGCTGGTTCAGATGTCTTTAAACTTTATGATACTTATGGATTCCCAGTTGAACTGACTGAAGAAATCGCTGAAGAAGCTGGTATGACTGTAGACCGTGAAGGTTTTGAAGCAGCCATGAAAGAACAGCAAGAACGCGCGCGTGCGTCAGCTGTCAAGGGCGGCTCAATGGGTATGCAAAATGAAACCCTTCAAAACATCACAGTGGAAAGCCGCTTTAACTATGAAGAATCTCAATTGTCTTCTAAATTAGTAGCTATTGTGGCTGACAATGCAGAAGTAGAAGCTGTATCTGAAGGAACTGCCTCTCTTATCTTTGCGGAAACGCCATTCTACGCTGAAATGGGTGGACAGGTAGCTGACCACGGACAAATCTTGGATGAGTCAGGTAAGGTCGTGGCTACTGTGACTAATGTTCAAAAAGCTCCAAACGGACAAGCTCTTCACACTGTTGACGTCCTTGCACCGCTTGCCTTGAACCAAGAATATACCTTGGCAATCGATACAAATCGTCGTCACCGTGTCATGAAAAACCACACTGCGACTCACTTGCTTCACGCTGCCCTTCACAATATCCTTGGAAACCATGCAACACAAGCAGGATCTCTTAACGAAGTTGAATTCCTTCGCTTTGACTTTACGCATTTCCAAGCAGTAACTGCTGAAGAATTGCGTGCGATTGAACAGCAAGTCAACGAGAAAATTTGGGAAGCTCTTGAAGTTAAGACAGTTGAAACGGATATTGACACTGCCAAGGAAATGGGAGCGATGGCCCTCTTTGGTGAGAAATACGGAAAAGAAGTCCGTGTTGTTACTATTGGTGACTACTCTATCGAGCTTTGTGGTGGTACCCACGTTGGCAACACTTCTGAGATTGGACTCTTCAAGATTGTCAAAGAAGAAGGGATTGGATCAGGAACTCGCCGTATCTTGGCGGTAACTGGTAAGGAAGCCTTTGAAGCCTACCGTGAACAAGAAGACGCTCTTAAAGCTGTTGCAGCAACTCTTAAAGCACCTCAACTTAAAGAAGTTCCTTACAAGGTAGAAGGACTTCAAGAACAACTTCGTCAATTGCAAAAAGAAAATGCTGAGTTGAAAGAAAAAGCCGCAGCTGCAGCCGCAGGCGACATCTTCAAGGATGTTAAGGAAGTCAACGGTCACCGTTACATTGCTAGTCAAGTGTCTGTATCAGATGCCGGTGCCCTTCGTACCTTTGCAGACAATTGGAAACAAAAAGATTACTCTGACTTGCTTGTTCTAGTTGCAGCAATTGGGGACAAAGTCAATGTTCTTGTCGCAAGCAAGACAAAAGACCTTCATGCAGGAAATCTTGTCAAAGAATTGGCACCAATCGTCGATGGACGTGGTGGTGGTAAACCAGACATGGCCATGGCAGGAGGAAGTAACCAAGCTAAAATTCAAGAATTGTTGGATGCGGTAGCAAGTAAATTGTAA
- a CDS encoding alpha-amylase, with translation MQNQTLMQYFEWYLPHDGQHWTRLAEDAPHLAHLGISHVWMPPAFKATNEKDVGYGVYDLFDLGEFNQKGTVRTKYGFKEDYLQAIQALKAQGIQPMADVVLNHKAAADHMEAFQVIEVDPVDRTVELGEPFTINGWTSFTFDGRQDTYNDFHWHWYHFTGTDYDAKRRKSGIYLIQGDNKGWANEELVDNENGNYDYLMYADLDFKHPEVIKNIYDWADWFMETTGIAGFRLDAVKHIDSFFMRNFIRDMKEKYGDDFYVFGEFWNPDKEANLDYLEKTEERFDLVDVRLHQNLFDASQAGANYDLRGIFTDSLVELKPDKAVTFVDNHDTQRGQALESTVEEWFKPAAYALILLRQNGLPCVFYGDYYGISGKYAQEDFKEVLDRLLAIRKDLAYGEQTDYFDDDNCIGWVRSGAENQSPIAVLISNDQENSKSMFIGQEWANQTFVDLLGNHQEQITIDEEGYGQFPVSAKSVSVWSANTI, from the coding sequence ATGCAAAATCAAACACTCATGCAATACTTTGAATGGTATCTGCCCCACGACGGTCAGCACTGGACGCGTCTGGCTGAAGATGCTCCACACCTAGCTCATCTGGGGATTAGCCACGTCTGGATGCCACCAGCTTTTAAGGCAACCAATGAAAAAGATGTCGGTTATGGGGTCTATGACCTATTTGACCTTGGTGAGTTCAACCAAAAAGGGACTGTCCGCACCAAGTATGGTTTTAAAGAAGACTATCTTCAAGCCATTCAAGCCCTAAAAGCACAGGGAATTCAACCTATGGCCGATGTGGTGCTCAATCACAAAGCTGCTGCTGATCACATGGAAGCCTTTCAGGTTATTGAAGTGGATCCTGTAGACCGTACAGTGGAACTTGGAGAACCCTTCACCATCAATGGTTGGACTAGTTTTACCTTCGATGGTCGCCAAGATACCTACAATGACTTCCACTGGCACTGGTACCACTTCACAGGTACAGACTACGATGCAAAACGCCGTAAGTCTGGGATTTACCTGATTCAAGGAGACAACAAGGGCTGGGCCAACGAGGAATTGGTCGATAACGAAAACGGTAACTACGACTACCTCATGTATGCCGACCTAGACTTTAAGCATCCTGAAGTTATCAAAAACATCTATGACTGGGCTGACTGGTTCATGGAAACGACTGGTATTGCTGGTTTCCGCTTGGATGCCGTCAAACACATTGACTCTTTCTTTATGCGCAATTTTATCCGCGATATGAAGGAAAAATACGGTGACGATTTCTACGTTTTTGGTGAATTTTGGAACCCAGACAAGGAAGCCAACCTAGACTATCTTGAAAAAACGGAAGAACGTTTTGACCTTGTCGATGTTCGTCTCCACCAGAATCTCTTTGATGCTAGCCAAGCTGGCGCAAACTATGACCTTCGTGGTATTTTCACAGATAGCTTGGTTGAGCTCAAACCTGACAAGGCTGTAACCTTTGTCGACAACCATGATACTCAACGTGGTCAGGCTCTTGAGTCTACTGTTGAAGAATGGTTCAAGCCAGCAGCCTATGCCCTCATTCTATTACGTCAAAATGGACTGCCATGTGTCTTTTACGGAGACTACTATGGGATTTCAGGAAAATACGCTCAAGAAGATTTCAAAGAAGTTCTTGACCGCCTCCTAGCCATCCGAAAAGACTTGGCCTATGGAGAACAAACAGACTACTTTGATGATGATAACTGTATCGGTTGGGTACGTTCAGGTGCTGAAAATCAATCCCCAATCGCAGTCCTTATCTCAAATGACCAAGAAAACAGCAAGTCAATGTTTATTGGCCAAGAATGGGCTAACCAAACCTTTGTAGATTTACTTGGCAACCACCAAGAGCAAATTACAATTGATGAGGAAGGTTATGGACAATTTCCAGTCTCAGCTAAATCCGTAAGTGTTTGGTCAGCCAATACAATCTAA
- a CDS encoding 3-dehydroquinate dehydratase, which produces MIEFQNVSKLYGDKEALSNLNLQIENGKIMGLIGHNGAGKSTTIKSLVSIISPSSGRILVDGQDLSENRLAIKRKIGYVADSPDLFLRLTANEFWELIASSYDLSSSDLEASLARLLNVFDFAENRYQVIETLSHGMRQKVFVIGALLSDPDIWVLDEPLTGLDPQAAFDLKQMMKEHAQKGKTVLFSTHVLEVAEQVCDRIAILKKGHLIYCGSVEDLRKDHPDQSLESIYLSLAGRKEEVSDASQGH; this is translated from the coding sequence ATGATTGAATTTCAAAATGTTAGTAAGTTGTATGGTGATAAAGAGGCTTTGAGCAACCTCAATCTGCAGATTGAAAATGGGAAGATTATGGGCTTGATTGGCCATAATGGGGCTGGAAAATCGACCACTATAAAATCTTTAGTCAGTATCATTTCTCCCAGCAGTGGTCGTATTTTAGTAGATGGTCAGGATTTATCGGAAAATCGCTTGGCTATTAAACGAAAGATTGGCTACGTAGCAGACTCGCCTGACTTATTTTTACGCTTAACGGCCAATGAATTTTGGGAATTGATTGCTTCATCCTATGATCTGAGCAGTTCTGACTTGGAAGCTAGTTTAGCTAGGCTATTGAACGTTTTTGATTTTGCTGAAAACCGCTATCAGGTTATTGAAACCCTTTCTCACGGAATGCGTCAGAAAGTCTTTGTCATCGGAGCACTCTTGTCTGATCCTGATATTTGGGTCTTGGACGAACCCTTGACTGGTTTGGATCCCCAGGCTGCCTTTGATTTGAAGCAGATGATGAAGGAACATGCACAAAAAGGGAAGACGGTCTTGTTTTCAACTCATGTCCTAGAGGTAGCCGAGCAAGTCTGTGATCGGATTGCCATTTTGAAAAAGGGGCATTTGATTTATTGTGGTAGCGTAGAGGACTTGAGAAAAGACCATCCAGACCAGTCTTTGGAAAGTATCTACCTTAGTCTTGCTGGTAGAAAAGAGGAGGTTTCAGATGCGTCTCAAGGTCATTAA
- a CDS encoding peptidase U32, whose amino-acid sequence MEKIIITATAESIEQVKQLLEAGVDRIYVGEKDFGLRLPTTFSHDQLREIANLVHDAGKELIVAVNALMHQDMMDRIKPFLDFLEEIKTDYITIGDAGVFYVVNRDGYSFKTIYDASTMVTSSRQINFWGQKAGASEAVLAREIPSAELFKMPEILEIPAEVLVYGASVIHHSKRPLLQNYYNFTHIDDEKTRKRDLFLAEPSDPESHYSIFEDNHGTHIFANNDLDLMTKLTELVEHGFTHWKLEGLYTPGQNFVEIAKLFIQARSLIQEGNFSHDQAFLLDEEVRKLHPKNRFLDTGFYDYDPDMVK is encoded by the coding sequence ATGGAAAAGATTATCATTACAGCAACTGCTGAAAGTATTGAACAAGTTAAACAACTGCTCGAAGCTGGCGTAGACCGTATCTATGTCGGTGAGAAAGATTTTGGCCTTCGTCTGCCAACAACCTTTAGTCATGACCAATTGCGTGAAATCGCTAATCTGGTTCATGATGCTGGTAAGGAATTGATCGTTGCAGTCAATGCCCTCATGCACCAAGATATGATGGACCGTATCAAGCCTTTCTTAGACTTTTTGGAAGAAATCAAGACAGACTACATTACGATTGGGGATGCAGGTGTCTTTTATGTGGTCAATCGCGATGGTTATTCCTTTAAGACCATCTATGATGCTTCGACTATGGTAACTAGCAGTCGCCAGATTAACTTCTGGGGACAAAAGGCTGGCGCATCTGAGGCTGTTTTGGCGCGTGAAATTCCATCAGCTGAACTTTTCAAAATGCCAGAGATTTTGGAAATTCCTGCTGAAGTTTTGGTTTACGGTGCTAGTGTCATCCATCATTCTAAGCGTCCGCTCTTGCAAAACTACTATAACTTTACGCACATCGATGATGAAAAAACGCGCAAGCGTGACCTCTTCTTGGCTGAGCCAAGTGACCCAGAGAGCCACTATTCCATTTTTGAAGATAATCATGGTACCCACATCTTTGCCAACAATGACCTTGATTTGATGACCAAATTGACAGAATTGGTGGAGCATGGTTTTACCCATTGGAAATTAGAAGGACTTTATACTCCAGGTCAAAACTTTGTTGAGATTGCCAAACTCTTTATCCAAGCGCGTAGCTTGATCCAAGAGGGCAACTTTAGCCATGACCAAGCTTTCTTGCTGGATGAAGAAGTGCGTAAGTTACACCCTAAAAACCGTTTCCTTGATACAGGATTTTATGACTACGATCCTGACATGGTTAAATAA
- a CDS encoding ATP-dependent DNA helicase (unwinds DNA), whose amino-acid sequence MKTIGNRYVVVDLEATSTGSKAKIIQVGIVVIEDGEIVDHYTTDVNPHEPLDAHIKELTGLTDQRLAQAPDFSQVARKIFDLVKDGIFVAHNVQFDANLLAENLFFEGYELRNPRVDTVELAQVFFPELEKYSLPILCQELGIPLKHAHTALSDAQATAELLLFLREKMAQLPKGLLERLLEMADALLYESYLVIEEIYRNQSILTSPDLVEVQGLYFKKTASPLETRKLSQDFSKNISLLNLEMREEQESFAKEVGLLLKDEPVSLIQAPTGIGKTYGYLLPALSQVKERQIVLSVPTKILQNQIMEEEGKGLKEVFHTDIHSLKGPQNYLKLDAFYRSLQENDENRLFRRFKMQLLVWLTETETGDLDEIGQLYRYQHFLRDLRHDGNLSIQSLFVTEDFWKRSQERAETCKLLVTNHAYLVTRLEDNPEFVSDRLLIIDEVQKVLLALENLLQETYDIQSIIDLVDKALVGEENRIQQRILESIRFECLYLIEQFQSGKYRKNILDSLANLHQYFSELEVEGFEELVRYFTAEGDYWLEATETSQKKIQISSTKSGRILLSSLVPDSCQVLGVSATLEISQRVSLADLLGYPEAKFVKIEAGKKQDQEVVLVKDFPLVTETSIEVYAKEVADLLMDVQAFQQPILVLFTAKDMLLAVSDLLPVSHLAQYKNGDVHQLKKRFEKGEQQILLGAASFWEGVDFSSHPFVIQVVPRLPFQNPQEPLTKKINQELIQEGKNAFYDYQLPMAIIRLKQALGRSMRREHQRSLTLILDRRIVGKQYGKQIVTSLAKEATVKTVSRSEVDEAVDKFLNEL is encoded by the coding sequence ATGAAAACGATTGGTAATCGCTATGTTGTGGTGGATTTAGAGGCAACTAGCACAGGTAGTAAGGCTAAAATTATCCAAGTGGGAATTGTCGTGATTGAGGACGGAGAAATCGTCGATCACTATACGACGGATGTCAATCCACATGAACCCTTGGATGCTCATATCAAAGAACTGACAGGATTGACAGACCAACGTCTGGCGCAAGCACCTGATTTTTCGCAAGTTGCTAGAAAAATCTTTGACTTGGTGAAGGATGGGATTTTTGTAGCCCACAATGTTCAGTTTGATGCCAATCTCTTGGCGGAAAATTTATTTTTTGAAGGCTATGAACTAAGAAATCCTCGTGTTGACACGGTCGAATTGGCACAGGTCTTTTTCCCTGAACTGGAAAAATATAGTTTGCCGATTTTGTGCCAGGAATTAGGAATTCCTTTAAAACACGCTCATACAGCCCTTTCAGATGCCCAAGCTACTGCGGAATTACTCTTATTTCTACGGGAAAAGATGGCCCAGCTTCCTAAAGGTCTCTTGGAACGCTTGCTGGAAATGGCTGATGCCCTCCTATATGAGTCCTACCTGGTTATTGAGGAAATTTATAGAAATCAATCTATCCTGACTTCTCCAGACTTGGTCGAAGTTCAAGGACTGTATTTCAAGAAAACTGCATCTCCTCTGGAGACACGAAAACTATCTCAAGATTTTTCTAAAAATATTTCTCTATTGAACCTTGAAATGAGGGAGGAACAAGAAAGTTTTGCTAAAGAGGTTGGCTTGCTATTGAAAGATGAGCCTGTATCATTAATTCAAGCGCCAACTGGAATTGGGAAAACTTATGGCTATCTCTTACCCGCTTTGTCCCAAGTAAAAGAGCGTCAAATTGTTCTTAGTGTTCCGACAAAGATTCTTCAAAATCAAATCATGGAAGAAGAAGGTAAAGGTCTCAAGGAAGTATTCCATACAGATATCCATAGTTTAAAGGGGCCACAGAATTACCTGAAGTTGGATGCCTTTTATCGTTCCTTACAGGAAAATGATGAAAATCGCTTATTTAGACGCTTTAAAATGCAACTCTTGGTTTGGCTGACAGAGACAGAAACCGGGGATTTGGATGAGATTGGTCAACTCTACCGTTACCAACATTTTCTAAGAGACCTTCGTCATGATGGGAATTTATCAATCCAGAGCTTATTTGTGACGGAAGATTTTTGGAAACGTAGTCAAGAAAGAGCAGAGACTTGCAAGCTCTTAGTGACCAATCATGCCTATCTTGTAACCAGACTGGAAGATAATCCTGAATTTGTCAGTGACCGTTTATTGATTATTGATGAAGTCCAAAAAGTTTTGTTGGCCCTAGAAAATCTGCTTCAAGAGACCTACGATATCCAGTCTATTATTGATTTAGTTGATAAGGCTTTAGTAGGAGAAGAAAATAGGATTCAACAACGAATACTAGAAAGTATTCGCTTTGAGTGTCTCTACTTGATAGAACAATTTCAGTCTGGTAAATATCGAAAAAATATCTTAGATTCTCTTGCCAATCTCCACCAGTATTTTTCAGAATTAGAGGTAGAGGGATTTGAGGAACTGGTTCGCTATTTTACGGCTGAAGGTGATTACTGGCTTGAAGCAACTGAAACGAGTCAGAAGAAAATTCAAATTTCTTCTACAAAATCAGGCCGTATTCTTCTATCTTCCTTAGTGCCTGATTCATGTCAAGTCTTGGGAGTGTCGGCCACTCTTGAGATTAGTCAGAGGGTTTCTTTGGCAGACCTTTTAGGCTATCCTGAAGCCAAATTTGTCAAGATTGAAGCTGGTAAAAAACAGGATCAAGAAGTGGTCTTGGTCAAAGATTTCCCTCTAGTAACAGAAACTTCCATAGAAGTCTATGCCAAAGAGGTAGCTGATTTGCTGATGGATGTTCAAGCTTTCCAACAACCGATTTTGGTTCTCTTTACTGCCAAAGACATGCTTCTAGCAGTATCGGATTTACTTCCAGTTAGCCATCTGGCCCAGTATAAAAATGGGGATGTTCATCAACTGAAGAAACGCTTTGAAAAAGGAGAACAACAAATCCTGCTTGGTGCAGCAAGTTTCTGGGAAGGAGTTGATTTTTCAAGCCATCCTTTTGTGATTCAAGTTGTACCAAGACTTCCTTTCCAAAATCCCCAAGAGCCCTTGACGAAAAAGATCAATCAGGAACTAATTCAAGAAGGGAAAAATGCCTTTTATGATTATCAATTGCCTATGGCTATTATTCGTTTAAAACAGGCTTTGGGAAGAAGTATGAGACGTGAACACCAACGTTCCTTAACCCTCATTCTGGATAGAAGAATTGTTGGAAAACAATACGGCAAGCAAATTGTGACTTCTCTAGCAAAAGAAGCGACTGTTAAAACCGTCTCTCGATCCGAAGTTGATGAGGCTGTTGATAAATTTTTAAATGAACTTTGA